The following coding sequences are from one Salvia hispanica cultivar TCC Black 2014 chromosome 3, UniMelb_Shisp_WGS_1.0, whole genome shotgun sequence window:
- the LOC125216450 gene encoding homeobox-leucine zipper protein ATHB-6-like produces MKRLSDDSLGGLMSICPNTTDMYDAREFESMLEGLEEEAGPAAAAEKKRRLSVDQVKALEKNFEVENKLEPERKVKLAQELGLQPRQVAVWFQNRRARWKTKQLERDYGGLKASYDSLKLNFERIQHDNESLLKEIRELKSKLGEDDAAEAKPEIEICAAEAEDRDLDGGRKEEEEARWPSSGDLKDGSSDSDSSAIVNEENNGSWMMKTEAAPQLVKIEEYNFFGEESCSTLFSDDQAPSLQWYCNEQWDR; encoded by the exons ATGAAGAGACTCAGTGATGATTCATTGGGTGGCTTGATGTCCATCTGTCCCAACACTACAG ATATGTACGACGCGAGGGAGTTCGAGTCGATGCTGGAGGGACTGGAGGAGGAGGCGGGGcctgcggcggcggcggagaagAAGCGGAGGCTGAGCGTGGATCAGGTGAAGGCGTTGGAGAAGAATTTCGAGGTGGAGAATAAGCTGGAGCCGGAGAGGAAGGTGAAGCTGGCGCAGGAGCTAGGGCTGCAGCCGCGCCAGGTGGCGGTGTGGTTCCAGAACCGCCGCGCGCGCTGGAAGACGAAGCAGCTCGAGAGAGACTACGGCGGCCTCAAAGCCAGCTACGACAGCCTCAAGCTCAATTTCGAGCGGATCCAACACGACAACGAATCGCTACTCAAAGAG ATCCGCGAGCTGAAATCGAAGCTCGGAGAAGACGATGCGGCGGAGGCGAAGCCGGAAATCGAGATCTgcgcggcggaggcggaggatCGGGATCTGGACGGCGGCaggaaggaggaggaggaggcgagGTGGCCGAGCTCCGGCGATTTGAAGGACGGATCGTCGGATAGCGATTCGAGCGCGATCGTGAACGAGGAGAACAACGGATCGTGGATGATGAAGACGGAGGCGGCGCCACAGCTGGTGAAAATCGAGGAGTACAACTTCTTCGGGGAGGAATCGTGCAGCACCTTGTTTTCCGACGATCAAGCGCCGTCGCTGCAGTGGTACTGCAATGAACAGTGGGATCGGTGA